In Hoplias malabaricus isolate fHopMal1 chromosome 18, fHopMal1.hap1, whole genome shotgun sequence, the genomic window CTGAAACaaaagcagccaagaaattaggaattgtgatttttgtttaccTCGCTTGCTGGGTACCAGTTTTTATAAGTTCTCTGACAGCTGAAAGTGTCACTTCTGTATCTGTTATATGGACTATTTTTGGATGGCTGAATTATATGAACTCCTCTGTGAACCCACTGATTTATGCCATTTTCTATGCATGGTTCAGGGTGTCAGTTAAATACATTGTAAGTTGTAGAATATTtgaatcatcatcttcaaggtTTAATCTGTTCCCAGAACATCATTAATTTAAATTGGAATATCTGACCATACTGTGGACAAACTTACTGAAAAATTAATTTTACTATCCTATAGATTCTATAGATTTTCCAACCACATACAACCGTGTAGATATGTATGCACTTACACTGAATATCATTTATAACTGAATGACAAAAGAGCAATTTCAGCTCAATTTACTTCCCTGTCACATGAGGAACATATGTGTTCAAACTGTCATTTCATTTTTGTGAGGTGCTATTTTGTTGTCGAATTATGTGATCATACTTAACAAGATTTGCATATAAACTCCATAATATTCAGACTCCTTAAACATATCACAGGTTGGCTGGAACCTACAGTTGCTACATCATGCACCagatttaattatatatacTCAACTTAAGTTTGTTAATGTATTTTGTTGCTGGGTGTGATCATTTGCAGATTCAGTTATTGTTTGTACTtatataatatgaatatattaattgTTTAATAACACTATCAAACAGATAACTGTAATAAATTATTGCTATTTGTCTTTTTCTATAACTTCTTAAAATGGAACATAGCATTTGTGATTTGTTTGAagcctttgttttatttaaaaataaaatgatgacCTTTATATAGCCCTCCACCAAAATAACGGACAGCACTGCAGCAGTTCTTTTAGGGTTTAGTGCCGAATTTGTGTTAAGTACACTTAAGTGTACCATATAATGCTTCTTTgcaacttttatttaaaattttaagatATTCTCTTCCTGTATAACAACATATGACATGTGATTACATCAGTGAAAATATACAATTTTGGGAAGCTTATATTTTTTCCAATAATATAACATCACCCCGACTAATCAGTAAGAATACTGAACTATTGATACGCACTGATGAACCATTCAATTACTTGACTTGACCATAAGGTCAGAAACTTGGGTAGGAAACTGTATTTTGCTGTTTGCTACCATAATCATTAACCTGGTTCCTAAAATATCAAAACTGTTAACTCAATTCTGTACATTTTGAAGAGGGTAGGATAATATAAAATGCAATGTTTTATCCAAGGCAGTTCATGCTGGACTTATTCAAGAGTCTCACTGAACATGAAAACACTGCCTCAGCCTCTTCTGGGGGTAGAAGAGGTGTGAGGAAATTCCAGCTCAATCTAACACTTATATAAATACTAAGTGTGAGTTATAGGATTTCTCCAAAAAATGGGGTGAAATGAAATTGGTTGAATCAGAGGTCCTATTTATCAAAACAAATATGGATTATTTACTAATAATGTAACAAACATGAACTGGAAATAAACAGACTCTAAAGATCAATAGAACAAGACTGAAAATACTACAACCGAATGTTTAGAACGCAACCAGACacagcccagtaaacaaggaacgtccctggacgttcaaaataggtctaaaagtagtctgtccttaaaggacatattttaaacgtcaatggatgtccaaattccatcttaataagttagttaagtggtgaccaatcgataacgtcagtggacgtccaaaaagcgttttatacaagtaatttatttcgggaccaattaataacgtcaatggacgtccaaaatacgtctaatagtcgcattttcactgtctgtgtttggacgtcttttcaactttcattttcaaccttaagagaacgttgattagacggcagtcattacgttatttcaacattgaatcaacagctaaatgtttactgggaggaGTGAATGACCAACAAGACTAAATTAGGGAGAATGGCTTTTCAGCCTACTTACTAATAATGCACACCTGTGAGCTTTAGTCACATGactaaacactgaacactgtgttcacactgaatgagcacatggctagacaaacacaacacaggGACAGAATGTAACACAGAAGGCATAGCACCCTATCTGTAACTccaaccctaaccttaacactACCCCTAACTCTAAGTTTTAGTCAAACTCTAACATTGACCCTAACACTAATGTAAACTCAAACAACCACTAATATTTACTATAATATACTAcagtgtcagaaaaactgtcactgtgttggtacagtttgctgtcactgtggtggcacCTTCAAGGTTACATATTCTGTATTAGCTAGGGAAAAAATAACTTATGCTGTTGAAATTGTAGGCTGTAATATTTTTTTGGGGCCCAACACACATTTGGAATCTATTTGACCTCATAAAGCTCTGGATGATGCAACAGAATGTTGAATGAGAGACATGGAATAAATCTAACACAAAACAACTTGTGTCAGGAATGTGAATTTCAGAATAAGAATAGAATATTACTGAATGAGGGCAACtgaaggaataaaaaaaaagaccaatCCTGTTAGTGGGAGGGTTCAGACAAATCCATAAAAATCAGTGGAATTAATCGGTGCTCAAACTATGAAATATACTCAAGATGAACACCACAGTGCAGCAGAACATTACAATTAAttactgctttcctgacaacAACTTATCTTGTATAAAGGTTGTCCATACAGGCCCtgcttatatatttttgttcattcttCTCTCATGtttatctgtgtgcactgtatTTCTGAatctgctggtgatcatctccatctctcacttcaagcagctccacactccaaccaacctgatcatcctctctctgtctgtggctgATCTTCTCGTGGGACTGTTTCTAATGCCTGTGAAAATAATGCAACTTGTTGACACTTGTTGGTATCTTGGAAAAGTGGGGtgctatatttctccaataatCAATTTCCTCTCCATGTCAGCATCTCTCTACAGCTTGGTTTTAATTGCAGTAGATCGTTACATTGCTGTCAGCGATCCTCTACTCTATCGCACCAGAATCTCAGTGTGTAAAATATCTGTGATCATAATTGTAGGCTGGTCTGGCAGTCTGTTTTATGTCTTCATGTACTTGTACTTAACTGACCACTTCCATCAATCTCAGATAAGATGCTATGGAGAGTGCATCTTGTTCAGAAAGCAGTCCTCGGTCATCCTTAGCCTGGTCATTGTTTTTATAACCCCTTGCACtgttataataattttatattccatcatttttaaaattgcaAGACGTCAAGCCAAAGCTTTCCGATCTGTGAATAATGGTGTGTCAAGAATTCAAAGAGACACAGTCCCAAACTCATCTGAAACAAAGGCAGCAAAAACACTGGGAATTGTGATTTGTGTTTACCTTATTTGTTGGATTCCATTTTTCATAGGTTCTTTGTCAACTGAACATATCGCTTCTGTGTCTATTGTTTGGACTGTATTTGGCTGGTTCATTTACATGAACTCCTCTGTGAACCCCCTGATTTATGCCATTTTTTATTCGTGGTTCAGAGA contains:
- the LOC136674430 gene encoding trace amine-associated receptor 13c-like produces the protein MNTTVQQNITINYCFPDNNLSCIKVVHTGPAYIFLFILLSCLSVCTVFLNLLVIISISHFKQLHTPTNLIILSLSVADLLVGLFLMPVKIMQLVDTCWYLGKVGCYISPIINFLSMSASLYSLVLIAVDRYIAVSDPLLYRTRISVCKISVIIIVGWSGSLFYVFMYLYLTDHFHQSQIRCYGECILFRKQSSVILSLVIVFITPCTVIIILYSIIFKIARRQAKAFRSVNNGVSRIQRDTVPNSSETKAAKTLGIVICVYLICWIPFFIGSLSTEHIASVSIVWTVFGWFIYMNSSVNPLIYAIFYSWFRESVKYIVSCRIFESSSSRVNLFPERL